One window of the Podospora pseudopauciseta strain CBS 411.78 chromosome 4, whole genome shotgun sequence genome contains the following:
- a CDS encoding hypothetical protein (EggNog:ENOG503NUGF; antiSMASH:Cluster_8; COG:Q): MNFSQHVARPRQRIEVGRVLGLPTQFGNLEQAPGPEIWQIWRGNDGLKWGAGSWRGCLFRAQQCLSKINRKQEIVIDACSETLEADTLSPPSLLLFLRCKGISSNPHNPCTMASNPPAKCCTIGVKHEGETTGQSIKVANKHDAYLATPTADKAHRGAGILLIPDVIGIWKNSKLIADQFAANGYLTLLIDVFNGDALPLNRSGPFDFNAWLTKGSDGNNPHTKEAVDPIVEDAIKALKEEYGVEKLGAVGYCFGAKYVVRHYKDGIKVGYAAHPSFVEEDELAAIQGPFSIAAAETDSIFPAEKRHRSEEILQKTGQPYQINLYSGVEHGFAVRGDPNMKATRYAKEQAFLQAVTWFDNYLL, encoded by the exons ATGAATTTCAGTCAACATGTCGCTAGACCGAGACAGCGGATAGAGGTGGGTCGTGTCTTGGGCTTGCCAACACAATTCGGGAACCTGGAACAGGCGCCGGGGCCGGAGATATGGCAAATTTGGCGGGGTAATGACGGATTAAAGTGGGGGGcggggagctggaggggctGCTTATTTCGTGCTCAGCAGTGCTTGTcgaaaataaatagaaagcAAGAGATCGTGATCGACGCCTGTTCAGAAACACTTGAAGCAGACACGCTCAGCCCTCCATCTCTCCTCCTGTTCCTTCGCTGCAAAGGCATCAGCTCGAATCCCCACAACCCCTGTACAATGGCGTCCAATCCTCCCGCGAAATGCTGCACCATTGGTGTCAAGCACGA AGGTGAAACCACAGGCCAATCCATCAAAGTAGCCAACAAGCATGACGCCTACCTCGCGACGCCCACCGCCGACAAGGCCCACAGGGGTGCTGGCATCCTCCTTATCCCCGACGTCATCGGTATTTGGAAAAACAGCAAGTTGATCGCCGACCAGTTTGCTGCCAATGGATACTTGACCTTGTTGATCGACGTGTTCAATGGCGACGCGCTGCCCCTGAACCGCTCAGGGCCCTTTGACTTCAACGCGTGGTTGACCAAGGGCTCTGATGGAAACAACCCTCACACAAAGGAGGCTGTCGATCCTATTGTTGAAGATGCGATCAAGGCACTCAAGGAAGAATACGGGGTGGAGAAGCTGGGGGCTGTTGGCTATTGCTTCGGTGCCAAG TATGTCGTCAGACATTACAAGGATGGCATCAAGGTCGGTTATGCTGCCCACCCCTCGtttgtcgaggaggacgagtTGGCTGCTATTCAGGGCCCTTTCAGCATTGCTGCGGCCGAAACTGACTCCATCTTCCCTGCCGAGAAGCGCCACAGGAGCGAGGAGATTCTGCAAAAGACTGGTCAACCGTACCAGATCAACCTCTACTCTGGCGTTGAACATGGCTTTGCTGTCAGAGGGGACCCGAACATGAAGGCGACGAGGTATGCCAAGGAGCAGGCCTTCTTGCAAGCGGTCACCTGGTTTGACAACTATTTGCTCTAG